The Punica granatum isolate Tunisia-2019 chromosome 4, ASM765513v2, whole genome shotgun sequence genome has a window encoding:
- the LOC116203149 gene encoding GDSL esterase/lipase At5g08460-like isoform X2, with translation MMTKNMVIALSRPHVLFFLLLASSLMQCHSRCNFLDENLSTTNIKGMFVFGSSVVDNGNNNFLQTSTRANYLPYGLDFPVAPASGRFSNGKNVIDLLAKLLGLPFIPPFLDPLTKGLRMARGVNFGSGGSGIRDETGSVTGDVMSLKEQIMAFEGTTLGELEAELGCGSKESLCHFLFVVGTGSNDYSFNYFLQSPPDSDADTDEKLQAFTSNLTASLSQYFQKLYGLGARKFVLMSVNPIGCYPYVKASRPMVRVQSMNRAARLFNSNLVSLVNDLPARLPHSHVVVVNAYKIIRDILKNPSPKVQDSRIPRSRAARSGRWHRAGTGYFAGGVG, from the exons ATGATGACCAAAAACATGGTGATTGCGCTGTCCAGGCCCCACgtcctcttctttctcctcctcGCAAGCTCTCTGATGCAGTGCCACTCCCGCTGCAATTTCCTCGACGAAAACTTGTCGACCACAAACATCAAGGGGATGTTTGTGTTTGGGAGCTCTGTCGTCGACAACGGGAACAATAACTTCCTCCAAACCTCAACCCGCGCCAATTACTTGCCCTATGGGCTGGACTTCCCGGTCGCACCGGCCTCTGGCCGGTTCTCCAACGGGAAGAATGTCATTGATCTCCTTGCCAAACTCCTCGGGCTCCCCTTCATCCCGCCTTTCTTGGATCCTTTGACTAAGGGTCTGAGGATGGCTCGTGGCGTCAACTTTGGTTCCGGTGGTTCCGGTATTAGGGACGAAACTGGCTCTGTTACG GGAGACGTGATGAGTCTGAAGGAACAAATAATGGCGTTCGAGGGAACAACACTGGGAGAGCTTGAAGCAGAGTTGGGGTGTGGGAGCAAAGAATCCCTGTGCCACTTCCTATTTGTGGTCGGAACCGGCAGCAACGATTACTCCTTCAACTACTTCCTCCAATCTCCCCCCGATTCCGATGCCGACACTGATGAGAAACTCCAAGCCTTCACCTCCAATCTCACGGCCTCCCTCTCTCAATATTTCCAG AAGCTGTACGGTTTAGGTGCCAGGAAATTCGTGCTGATGTCAGTGAATCCGATAGGGTGCTATCCCTACGTGAAGGCAAGCAGACCAATGGTCAGAGTTCAGTCAATGAACAGAGCAGCTCGTCTCTTCAACTCCAACTTGGTCTCTCTCGTCAACGACCTCCCCGCCCGCTTGCCCCATTCCCACGTCGTTGTCGTCAACGCCTACAAAATCATACGAGACATCCTAAAAAACCCCAGCCCTAAAG